In one window of Zhihengliuella sp. ISTPL4 DNA:
- a CDS encoding spermidine/putrescine ABC transporter substrate-binding protein translates to MERSLETQVDQAVEAWLRWVPRWEPATHRGRTAPCRRCLGSPVLAAAGIAGTTPHGVQHGLSTRIKTIVDHAVADYTARNLPTLQRELDQQAARNRARSYRPTEDLDPEFEGMPLDPEPVPGAPFLFTIAGLADDSAAELPPLPPLSDEAKTALRQEVALADEYANLVGREICGILLRHRITIQAAVSRHVEPQIEALLAELTESLDSPFDPDIP, encoded by the coding sequence GTGGAGCGCTCACTGGAGACGCAGGTCGACCAGGCCGTCGAGGCCTGGTTGCGCTGGGTGCCGCGCTGGGAGCCGGCGACCCACCGTGGTCGTACCGCTCCCTGCCGACGTTGCCTCGGATCTCCCGTCCTCGCCGCGGCAGGCATCGCGGGCACCACACCGCACGGCGTGCAGCACGGCCTGTCGACGCGCATCAAGACGATCGTCGACCACGCGGTCGCGGACTACACCGCACGGAACCTGCCGACGCTGCAGCGCGAGCTCGACCAGCAGGCCGCGCGGAACCGAGCGCGGAGCTACCGCCCGACGGAAGACCTCGATCCCGAGTTCGAAGGCATGCCGTTGGATCCGGAGCCGGTGCCCGGCGCGCCGTTCCTCTTCACGATCGCCGGCCTCGCCGACGACTCGGCGGCCGAGCTGCCGCCGCTGCCCCCGCTCTCCGACGAGGCCAAGACCGCGCTGCGGCAGGAGGTCGCCCTGGCGGACGAGTATGCGAACCTCGTCGGCCGCGAGATCTGCGGGATCCTGCTCCGGCACCGGATCACGATCCAGGCGGCGGTGTCCCGGCACGTCGAGCCGCAGATCGAAGCGCTTCTCGCCGAGCTGACGGAGTCCCTCGACTCGCCGTTCGACCCCGACATCCCCTGA
- the rpsL gene encoding 30S ribosomal protein S12 has product MPTIQQLVRKGRSPKVSKTKAPALKSNPQQAGVCTRVYTTTPKKPNSAMRKVARVKLRNGTEVTAYIPGEGHNLQEHSLVLVRGGRVKDLPGVRYKIVRGALDTQAVKNRKQARSRYGAKKG; this is encoded by the coding sequence GTGCCAACCATTCAGCAGTTGGTTCGCAAGGGTCGCTCGCCCAAGGTCTCGAAGACCAAGGCGCCCGCGCTCAAGTCGAACCCGCAGCAGGCCGGGGTCTGCACCCGCGTCTACACCACCACCCCGAAGAAGCCGAACTCGGCGATGCGCAAGGTCGCTCGTGTGAAGCTCCGCAACGGGACCGAGGTCACCGCGTACATCCCCGGTGAGGGCCACAACCTGCAGGAGCACTCGCTGGTGCTCGTCCGCGGCGGTCGTGTGAAGGACCTCCCCGGTGTGCGTTACAAGATCGTCCGTGGCGCTCTGGACACCCAGGCCGTCAAGAACCGTAAGCAGGCTCGTTCCCGCTACGGCGCGAAGAAGGGTTGA
- the rpsG gene encoding 30S ribosomal protein S7, whose product MPRKGPAPKRPVVNDPVYGAPIVTSLVNKILVDGKKSLAESIVYGALRGVEAKNGQDAVATLKKALDNVRPTLEVRSRRVGGSTYQVPVEVKPHRANTLALRWLVSYAKGRREKTMTERLQNEILDASNGLGAAVKRREDTHKMAESNRAFAHYRW is encoded by the coding sequence ATGCCTCGTAAGGGTCCCGCCCCCAAGCGCCCCGTCGTCAACGACCCGGTCTACGGCGCTCCGATCGTCACCTCGCTGGTGAACAAGATCCTCGTCGACGGCAAGAAGTCGCTGGCCGAGTCGATCGTCTACGGCGCCCTCCGCGGCGTCGAGGCGAAGAACGGTCAGGACGCCGTCGCCACCCTGAAGAAGGCGCTCGACAACGTGCGCCCCACGCTCGAGGTCCGCAGCCGCCGCGTCGGTGGCTCGACCTACCAGGTTCCGGTCGAGGTCAAGCCGCACCGTGCGAACACCCTCGCGCTGCGCTGGCTCGTGAGCTACGCGAAGGGTCGTCGCGAGAAGACGATGACCGAGCGTCTCCAGAACGAGATCCTGGACGCGTCGAACGGCCTCGGTGCCGCGGTCAAGCGCCGCGAGGACACCCACAAGATGGCCGAGTCGAACCGCGCGTTCGCTCACTACCGCTGGTAA